The genomic region CAATTATGGAAAAGTCTAAAATTTTAGAGTTAATAATACTGTTAGTAGGTAGTATTATTGTTATTTATATTGGTTTTGGATTAATAAAGTCTAAAGGAAATATGGATAATTCTACTGATGTAAATATTCCGTTGAAAAAGGTTATAACGACAGCTTGTGTAGTTACTTGGTTTAATCCACAAGCAATAATAGATGGAAGTATGATGTTAGGAGCTTTTAGAGCTTCACTTCCACCAGAGGAAGGAATGAAGTTTATATTAGGAGTAATGGGAGCTTCTACTACTTGGTTTTTAGGGGTAACACTATTTATAACAATATTCAGTAGTAAGTTTAATAATAATGTATTAACTTGGATTAATAGAGTGTGTGGAGTAGTAATAATATTTTATGGATTTAAGTTATTATATAGTTTTATAGAAATGATTAGGTAAATTACAATTTAACATACTAAATAGAAAAGGAGAAAAATTTTACTTCCAATCGCTAGTGCTGTCGCAATGCTCATTTCAGTAAAATTTTCTCCTTTTAATTTACATCTAACTAATTTAAAAAGTGTAATCTGTAAATTTGCAAAAATATATTTACTTAACTCTAATACTAAAGATATCGTCGCGTAATCAATATTTTAATTTTTGTAGAAGTTAGTTAATAAAAAATGGTGGGAAACTTAAAGAGTTGCGGAAATTATGGAGAGAAGTTAGATTAACTCAGCGAAATCGAACGCTAAAAAACACAACTGTTTGAACAAAGTGAGTTTTCCAATAGTAGAGGAGTTTTAACGACTACTACTATTGAGACACAGAAATTTATTTTCTGTGTTACATTAAGGAAGCACTGAAAGCTTTGCTTTCTGTGTCTCAAAATTCTTGGAGAGCTAAAGCTCTTAGAATTTTGGAAGCCATACTTGCTCTTTATTCTTTGAACGAAAGTCATTTTTAAATTTAACTCTTTCAACTTCTCATAGTCTGGAGCAACTCTTGGTTTCCCTCCTGTTTATTTAGTTAAATTGTAATTTATTTTAAATAAAATATACTGATAAATAATTTAAAATACTGCCAGTTAAAACAAATAGATGCCAAACTCCATGCATAAATCTAATTTTTTTCATTCCATAAAAGATAGTTCCAATTGAATAAGCTATTCCACCAGCAATTAAAAATTTTAAAGATAATGGACTTATAAGAGTTTTTAGATCATCAAAAACAAAAATAATCATCCATCCCATAAAAAGATAGATAAGAGTAGAAATCAATTTAAATCTTCCAGTAAAAAATATTTTAAAAATAATACCAGCTAAAGTCATTCCCCATTGAGTAAAAAAAAGGATCCATTTTACATTTTCATCAAAAAATCCTAGAAGATAAGGGGTATAAGAACCTGATATTAAAATATAAATAGCAGAGTGATCTAATATTTTAAAAATTCTCTTTAATTTTCCAGTATATAAAATATGATATGTTCCCGACATAGAATATAATAAAATAAGAGAGAAACAAAATAGCATAGAACCGACTAGATATCCTAAGTTATCACTTTCAATAGTTCTAACTAAAAGTGCACCAGTTCCTATTAGAGCTAGAATAACTCCAAAATAATGAGTAATTGAATTTACCCACTCTTCAACTCTTGAAACTTCTTCCATAATAGCCTCCTGTCCAAAATAAATAAAGTAAAATAAAATAGCCATTAATAACATATGTTTTTTAAATATATTTTACCATATTAGTCAAGGAAAAACTATGATTAAATTTGAAAACTTTTGATGATAATAGCCCCTTTATCTTTCATCTCTTCAATAGATTTAGATGAATCAGTTGGAGCAAGGTTAACCCCTCTGCAACCATCCTCTACTAAATATACTTTATATCCTAATTCTAAAGCATCAAGTACAGTGAATTTTACACAATAGTCAGTAGCTAATCCTAAAATATAAAGTGTGTCAATATTTTTAGATTTTAAAATTTGGTCTAATTCAGTTTTCTTAAATTTTCCATTATCAAAAAAACCACTATAAGAATCAATTTCATTATTAGTTCCTTTAAAGATAGTAATATCAATATCCTTAGAATTTAAATTTGGATGAAATTCACTTCCAAAACTATTTTGCACACAATGAGCAGGCCACCAAACTTGTGGTAATCCATTTAATATTCCTACCTCTCCAATTTTGCCATTAGAATTTTTAGCAAAGCTTTTATGAGTTAAAGGATGCCAATCCTTTGTTGCTAATATTAAATCATTATTTTCTTTAAATTTTTTTATTAAAGAATTAGCAATAGGAATAACTAAATCTCCCTCTTTAACTTCTAGAGCACCATTTTTACAGAAATCATTTTGTAAATCAATTAATAATAAAGCTTTCATAAAATCCTCCTAAAATATTTTATTTAATAATATTATACCATTTTTTATTGTAAAAAGTATAAGTATCCATTGAAAATATTGACATTTTCTAAAAAGTATGATAAAATAAACCGTTGTGAAATACACACATCAGTTATTTCTAAGCCAGGTGTTCTGATAAGGAATTGCTTAGTTTTGAGACTGGTGGAAGAAAAACCAAAAGATTTTTAGGAGGAAAAAATGGCAGTAATAACAATGAAACAATTATTAGAAGCTGGAGTTCACTTTGGACACCAAGCAAAAAGATGGAACCCAAAAATGGCTAAGTACATCTTCACAGAAAGAAACGGAATCCACGTAATCGATTTACACAAATCTTTAAAGAAAATCGAAGAAGCTTATGCAGTAATGAGAGAAATTGCTGAGCAAGGTGGAAAAGTTCTATTCGTAGGAACTAAAAAACAAGCTCAAGAAGCTGTAAAAGAGCAAGCTGAAAGATCAGGAATGTACTATGTAAACAACAGATGGTTAGGAGGAATGTTAACTAACTTCGCAACTATCAAAACTAGAGTAGAAAGATTAAAAGAGTTAGAGCAAATGGAAGCAGATGGAACTTTAGATACTGCTTACACTAAAAAAGAAGCAGCTAACTTCAGAAAAGAATTAGCAAAATTATCTAAAAACTTATGCGGAATTAAAGATATGAAAGAAGTTCCAGCAGCAGTATTTATCGTAGACTGTAAAAAAGAAACTTTAGCAATAAAAGAAGCTTCTGACTTAGGAATCCCTGTATTTGCAATGATCGACACTAACGTAGATCCAGATTTAATAACTTACCCAATTCCTGCAAACGATGATGCTATAAGATCAGTAAAATTAATCTCTTCTGTAATGGCTAACGCTATCATCGAAGGAAACCAAGGTAAAGAAGTAGTAGAAGTTCCTGCTACTGAAGAAGAAGTTGTAGTAGAAGAAGGATCAGCTGAGTAATTTTTACTCATCTGATTTGATTGAACATAATTAATAAAATAAAATTTTATTAGGAGGAAAAAATGGCAGTAATAACAGCTGGTTTAGTAAAAGAGTTAAGAGAAAGAACTGGTGCTGGAATGATGGATTGTAAAAAGGCACTAATGGAAAATGACGGAGATATGGATAAAGCAATTGACTACTTAAGAGAGAAAGGAATTGCTAAAGCAGTTAAGAAAGCTGGAAGAATCGCAGCTGAAGGATTAATATTCGATGCTGTATCAGCAGATCACAAAAGAGCTGTATTAATCGAGTTCAACTCAGAAACTGACTTCGTTGCTAAAAACGTAGAGTTTAAAGAATTCGGAAAAAAATTAGCTGAAATTGCTATTACAAACAACGTAAAAACTATTGAAGCTTTAAACGAGACTGAAATAGAAGCTGGAAAAACTGTTGCTCAAGCAGTAACTGATTTAATCGCAAAAATCGGAGAAAACATGAACATCAGAAGAATCCACGAAACTGAATCAACAGAAGGATTTGTAGCTACATATAGCCACTTAGGAGGAAAACTAGGAGTTATAGTTGAAATGACTGGAGAGGCTACAGAAGCTAACATAACTAAAGCTAGAGATATCGCTATGCACGTAGCAGCTATGGACCCTAAATACTTAAATGAAAAAGAAGTTACAACAGCTGACTTAGAGCATGAAAAAGAAATCGCTAGAAAACAATTAGAAGCTGAAGGAAAACCAGCTCAAATAATTGAGAAAATTTTAGTTGGAAAAATGAACAAATTCTATGAAGAGAACTGTTTAGTAGATCAAATCTATGTAAGAGCAGAAAATAAAGAAACTGTTGCTCAATTCGCAGCTCCATCAACTGTATTATCATTTGCTAGATATAAAGTTGGAGATGGAATCGAGAAAAAAGAAGAAAACTTCGCAGAAGAAGTTGCAGCTCAAATCAGAGGATAATAACTAACAATACAATAGGGATGCAACCGCATCCCTATTTTTTTAAAAAATTAAATTAGGGAGGATCTATGGAGAAGCCATTTTATAAAAGAGTTTTATTAAAACTTAGTGGAGAAGCTCTAATGGGAGACCAAGAGTTCGGAATTTCATCAGAAGTAATAGCATCTTATGCAAGACAAATAAAAGAGATAGCAGATTTAGGAGTAGAGGTTTCTGTAGTTATAGGTGGAGGAAACATCTTTAGAGGACTTTCAGGAGCAACTCAAGGAGTAGATAGAGTAACAGGAGACCATATGGGAATGCTAGCAACTGTTATAAACTCTTTAGCACTTCAAAACTCAATAGAAAAATTAGGTGTTCAAACAAGAGTACTTACAGCTATTGAAATGCCTAAAATAGCAGAGCCATTTATTAAAAGAAGAGCACAAAGACACCTTGAAAAAGGAAGAGTTGTAATATTTGGAGCTGGAACAGGAAACCCATATTTTACAACTGATACAGCAGCAGCATTAAGAGCTATAGAGATGAATACAGAAGTTGTATTGAAAGCTACTAAAGTAGATGGAATCTACGATAAAGATCCTGTAAAATATGCTGATGCAGTAAAATATGAAACTGTAACTTATACAGAAGTTTTAAATAAAAATTTAAAAGTAATGGATGCAACAGCAATTTCATTATGTAGAGAAAATAAACTTCCTATTATTGTTTTTGATTCTTTAACAGAAGGAAATATTAAAAAAGTAATAATGGGAGAAAAAATAGGAACAACAGTAATAGCTGATTAATATTTAGGAGGAAATTTATGACTGGTAAAGAAGTAGTAAGTTTATGTAAAGAAAAAATGGGAAAAGCTGTAGAAGCTACTAAACACAAATTTACATCAATAAGAGCTGGAAGAGCAAACGTATCTATGCTTGATGGAATAAAAGTAGAGCAATATGGATCAGAAATGCCTTTAAACCAAGTTGGATCTGTATCTGCTCCAGAAGCAAGATTATTAGTAATTGATCCATGGGATAAATCATTAATAGGAAAAATAGAAAAAGCTATAATAGCTGCTAACTTAGGATTAACTCCTAACAATGATGGTAAAGTAATAAGACTTATAATGCCAGAACTTACAGCAGACAGAAGAAAAGAGTATGTAAAAATGGCGAAATCTGAAGCTGAAAATGGAAAAGTTGCTGTAAGAAACATAAGAAAAGATGGAAATAATGATCTTAAAAAATTATTAAAAGATAAAGAGAATCCAGTTTCTGAAGATGAAGTTAAAAACTTAGAAGCTGAAATTCAAAAATTAACAGATGCTCACATTAAAGAAATAGATGAGTTATTTGCTAAAAAAGAAAAAGAAATTACAACTGTTTAATAAAAAGTTATAGTAAAGAGAGTCAATTATAGACTCTCTTTTTTATATCTAAAGAAATCATAAATTGATTTTTATAGAATTAAAAGTTAATTATTAAAAAATATAGTTAAAAAATGTTATCATTATAATAATGATTATTTCTATTAATTTTATATTTTAAAATTTTGTATTAAAATAAAACTAAAAGAAATAAAATGATTCAAAAAATAATGAGAATAAAATGGCATATAAATTGCTAATAAGGTATTAAAGAATCTATTAAAAGTTTTTTATAAATAAAATAGGGGGGCTGTAGTATGTATGATCTAATTATTAAAAATGGAAAAGTAGTATCACCAGAAGCAACATTAGAATATGATATTGCTATTTCAAATGAAAAAATAGTAGCAATAGGAAAATTTGATGAAAAATTAGGAAAAAGAATAATAGATGCTAAAGGAAAATATGTTATGCCTGGAGTTATAGAAGCACATATGCATTGTCAAGCTCCATTCCAAGGATGTTTAGGTGCAAATACTTTCTATGAACAAAGTATAAGTGGAGCATTTGGTGGAGTAACCATGTTTATGGATTTTGCAAATATGAGCAAGGGAGATTCTCCATATAAACAAGCTTTAGCAAGAGCACAAGAGATGTCAGAATCAGCAATTGATTATAGTGTTCATGGAAAATTTGTTGAAGCAACGGAGGAAGCTATAGCAGATATAGAAAAGATGTCAAATTATGGAATACCTACTTTTAAAATGTTTATGACATATAAAAAAGAAGGAGTTATGAGTACAGATGAAACAATGTTAAAAGTTTTTGAAGTAGCTAAGAAAGTAGATGGATTACCTATGCTTCATTGTGAAAGTAATGCTATTGCTGAAATGAATATAGAGAAATGTATCAATAATGGTGATATGAGTTGGAGAAATTTTGCAAAATGTAAACCTGTTTTATGTGAGGCAGAAGCTTTTGATAGAGCGGTTAATTATGCAGAATATATGAAAACAGCAATTTTAGTTGTTCATACAACAAATGGAAAGGCACTAGATACTGCTAGAAGAGCACATAGTAAAGGGTTACCAATTTATGTAGAAACTGGCCCACATTATTTAACATTATTTGATGATTTATATGAAAATGAAAATGGTCATCTAGCTATTTGTTCGCCACCATTGAGAACACCTAAAGAGGCAGAAGAATTGTGGGAAGGACTTCAAGATGGAACAATATTATTAACAGGTTCTGATGATTGTACTTTTGATGTTGATGAAAAATCTATGTTTTTAGAAAAAAATGAAGATGGAACTTGGAAACAAGATTTTACAAAAGTTGTGAATGGTTTATCTGGATTAGAG from uncultured Fusobacterium sp. harbors:
- a CDS encoding LysE family transporter, with the translated sequence MKYLLQGFTMGLAYVAPIGLQNLFVINTALTQKRKKAFLTALIVIFFDITLALACFLGIGAIMEKSKILELIILLVGSIIVIYIGFGLIKSKGNMDNSTDVNIPLKKVITTACVVTWFNPQAIIDGSMMLGAFRASLPPEEGMKFILGVMGASTTWFLGVTLFITIFSSKFNNNVLTWINRVCGVVIIFYGFKLLYSFIEMIR
- a CDS encoding hemolysin III family protein — protein: MEEVSRVEEWVNSITHYFGVILALIGTGALLVRTIESDNLGYLVGSMLFCFSLILLYSMSGTYHILYTGKLKRIFKILDHSAIYILISGSYTPYLLGFFDENVKWILFFTQWGMTLAGIIFKIFFTGRFKLISTLIYLFMGWMIIFVFDDLKTLISPLSLKFLIAGGIAYSIGTIFYGMKKIRFMHGVWHLFVLTGSILNYLSVYFI
- the pncA gene encoding bifunctional nicotinamidase/pyrazinamidase encodes the protein MKALLLIDLQNDFCKNGALEVKEGDLVIPIANSLIKKFKENNDLILATKDWHPLTHKSFAKNSNGKIGEVGILNGLPQVWWPAHCVQNSFGSEFHPNLNSKDIDITIFKGTNNEIDSYSGFFDNGKFKKTELDQILKSKNIDTLYILGLATDYCVKFTVLDALELGYKVYLVEDGCRGVNLAPTDSSKSIEEMKDKGAIIIKSFQI
- the rpsB gene encoding 30S ribosomal protein S2 yields the protein MAVITMKQLLEAGVHFGHQAKRWNPKMAKYIFTERNGIHVIDLHKSLKKIEEAYAVMREIAEQGGKVLFVGTKKQAQEAVKEQAERSGMYYVNNRWLGGMLTNFATIKTRVERLKELEQMEADGTLDTAYTKKEAANFRKELAKLSKNLCGIKDMKEVPAAVFIVDCKKETLAIKEASDLGIPVFAMIDTNVDPDLITYPIPANDDAIRSVKLISSVMANAIIEGNQGKEVVEVPATEEEVVVEEGSAE
- the tsf gene encoding translation elongation factor Ts → MAVITAGLVKELRERTGAGMMDCKKALMENDGDMDKAIDYLREKGIAKAVKKAGRIAAEGLIFDAVSADHKRAVLIEFNSETDFVAKNVEFKEFGKKLAEIAITNNVKTIEALNETEIEAGKTVAQAVTDLIAKIGENMNIRRIHETESTEGFVATYSHLGGKLGVIVEMTGEATEANITKARDIAMHVAAMDPKYLNEKEVTTADLEHEKEIARKQLEAEGKPAQIIEKILVGKMNKFYEENCLVDQIYVRAENKETVAQFAAPSTVLSFARYKVGDGIEKKEENFAEEVAAQIRG
- the pyrH gene encoding UMP kinase, whose product is MEKPFYKRVLLKLSGEALMGDQEFGISSEVIASYARQIKEIADLGVEVSVVIGGGNIFRGLSGATQGVDRVTGDHMGMLATVINSLALQNSIEKLGVQTRVLTAIEMPKIAEPFIKRRAQRHLEKGRVVIFGAGTGNPYFTTDTAAALRAIEMNTEVVLKATKVDGIYDKDPVKYADAVKYETVTYTEVLNKNLKVMDATAISLCRENKLPIIVFDSLTEGNIKKVIMGEKIGTTVIAD
- the frr gene encoding ribosome recycling factor encodes the protein MTGKEVVSLCKEKMGKAVEATKHKFTSIRAGRANVSMLDGIKVEQYGSEMPLNQVGSVSAPEARLLVIDPWDKSLIGKIEKAIIAANLGLTPNNDGKVIRLIMPELTADRRKEYVKMAKSEAENGKVAVRNIRKDGNNDLKKLLKDKENPVSEDEVKNLEAEIQKLTDAHIKEIDELFAKKEKEITTV
- the hydA gene encoding dihydropyrimidinase, which translates into the protein MYDLIIKNGKVVSPEATLEYDIAISNEKIVAIGKFDEKLGKRIIDAKGKYVMPGVIEAHMHCQAPFQGCLGANTFYEQSISGAFGGVTMFMDFANMSKGDSPYKQALARAQEMSESAIDYSVHGKFVEATEEAIADIEKMSNYGIPTFKMFMTYKKEGVMSTDETMLKVFEVAKKVDGLPMLHCESNAIAEMNIEKCINNGDMSWRNFAKCKPVLCEAEAFDRAVNYAEYMKTAILVVHTTNGKALDTARRAHSKGLPIYVETGPHYLTLFDDLYENENGHLAICSPPLRTPKEAEELWEGLQDGTILLTGSDDCTFDVDEKSMFLEKNEDGTWKQDFTKVVNGLSGLEIRLPILLSEGVNKGRLSINTVCALTSTNIAKIYGCFPQKGIIAPGSDADIVIVDLEKEVILSKDTLHNNISYCLHEGMKVKGYPIITISKGNIIVENGEFKGNKGAGKFIKRKINPKYLAKYGLN